From one Alosa alosa isolate M-15738 ecotype Scorff River chromosome 5, AALO_Geno_1.1, whole genome shotgun sequence genomic stretch:
- the wsb2 gene encoding WD repeat and SOCS box-containing protein 2 isoform X1: MCDLFVPDCPIDNNTKGISDGLVEQLRPIHPQTVRGTAGCETWTVDFSPGGSLFAWSMGYGVVKVLAWPLPNEEGRDNDLDAQLTKKASERTLNCGQTVWGLAFGPRPRKRPGAISHITDGRPLTEDVKMLILATGLNNGIIKIWRISTGEALYDLKGHQSVVRELVFPPNGTLTLVSGSRDKTLRIWDLTSTGRTCHVLSGHRGWVLCCRVSPDSSMIASVCSSDNRVSLWSLRSYTFMKHLAFNKRSAISSCDFSPDGAVLAVGSYSSHNSAGWRVDLWDPYTAELLVMLEDCCSCEPFINSKTIKTLCFSPDGLYLALVVDHSRALRLWELGQKTFVMETDLTTFHNELCCTFHPQGGIIATGTRDGHAKFWKARPIVPSLTHLCRAALRFSVSTHQINALPIPHKLLEFLTYRDLPKTQETYCRAHCR; this comes from the exons ATGTGTGACTTGTTTGTTCCTGATTGCCCGATCGACAACAACACAAAAG GAATCTCGGATGGGTTGGTTGAGCAGCTTAGACCCATACATCCTCAGACTGTGAGAGGCACAGCTGGCTGTGAGACATGGACCGTGGATTTTTCACCCGGAGGATCCCTTTTCGCTTGGTCTATGGGCTATGGGGTCGTAAAGGTTCTTGCATGGCCTCTGCCAAACGA AGAAGGAAGAGACAATGATCTGGATGCTCAGCTAACCAAGAAAGCCTCAGAGAGGACTTTGAATTGTGGTCAGACTGTTTGGGGTTTAGCCTTTGGACCACGTCCAAGAAAGCGACCTGGAGCGATCAGCCACATCACTGATGGAAGACCTCTTACTGAGGATGTCAAAATGTTGATTCTTGCCACTGGTCTTAATAACGGAATTATCAAGATCTGGCGCATATCAACTG GTGAGGCACTTTATGATCTGAAAGGACACCAGTCTGTTGTCAGGGAATTGGTCTTCCCTCCCAATGGAACATTAACTCTTGTGTCTGGCTCTCGTGACAAAACACTGAGAATATGGGATTTAACTAGCACAG GAAGAACTTGCCATGTGTTGTCAGGCCACAGAGGATGGGTGCTTTGTTGCAGAGTGTCTCCTGACAGTAGCATGATTGCGTCAGTCTGCAGCTCAGACAAT AGAGTGAGTTTATGGAGTCTTCGCTCCTATACTTTCATGAAGCACTTGGCTTTCAACAAACGGAGCGCCATATCGTCCTGCGACTTCTCCCCAGACGGAGCTGTGCTAGCCGTCGGCTCATACAGCTCTCACAACTCTGCTGGCTGGAGGGTGGATCTCTGGGACCCGTACACTGCCGAGCTTCTGGTGATGCTTGA GGACTGTTGCAGCTGTGAACCCTTTATAAATTCCAAAACAATCAAGACACTGTGCTTTTCCCCTGACGGCCTTTACTTAGCTCTGGTTGTAGACCACAG CAGGGCTTTAAGACTCTGGGAACTGGGTCAGAAGACTTTTGTGATGGAGACTGACTTGACCACATTCCACAATGAACTGTGCTGCACTTTTCATCCACAAGGGGGCATCATTGCCACAGG AACAAGAGATGGGCATGCCAAATTCTGGAAGGCAAGGCCAATCGTCCCCAGCCTTACCCACTTGTGCCGAGCTGCCCTACGGTTCTCTGTGTCAACCCATCAGATTAATGCCCTTCCAATTCCCCACAAGCTTCTGGAGTTTCTCACCTACAGAGACCTTCCCAAGACCCAGGAAACCTACTGCAGGGCCCACTGTAGATGA
- the wsb2 gene encoding WD repeat and SOCS box-containing protein 2 isoform X2 produces MCDLFVPDCPIDNNTKGISDGLVEQLRPIHPQTVRGTAGCETWTVDFSPGGSLFAWSMGYGVVKVLAWPLPNEEGRDNDLDAQLTKKASERTLNCGQTVWGLAFGPRPRKRPGAISHITDGRPLTEDVKMLILATGLNNGIIKIWRISTGEALYDLKGHQSVVRELVFPPNGTLTLVSGSRDKTLRIWDLTSTGRTCHVLSGHRGWVLCCRVSPDSSMIASVCSSDNRVSLWSLRSYTFMKHLAFNKRSAISSCDFSPDGAVLAVGSYSSHNSAGWRVDLWDPYTAELLVMLEDCCSCEPFINSKTIKTLCFSPDGLYLALVVDHRALRLWELGQKTFVMETDLTTFHNELCCTFHPQGGIIATGTRDGHAKFWKARPIVPSLTHLCRAALRFSVSTHQINALPIPHKLLEFLTYRDLPKTQETYCRAHCR; encoded by the exons ATGTGTGACTTGTTTGTTCCTGATTGCCCGATCGACAACAACACAAAAG GAATCTCGGATGGGTTGGTTGAGCAGCTTAGACCCATACATCCTCAGACTGTGAGAGGCACAGCTGGCTGTGAGACATGGACCGTGGATTTTTCACCCGGAGGATCCCTTTTCGCTTGGTCTATGGGCTATGGGGTCGTAAAGGTTCTTGCATGGCCTCTGCCAAACGA AGAAGGAAGAGACAATGATCTGGATGCTCAGCTAACCAAGAAAGCCTCAGAGAGGACTTTGAATTGTGGTCAGACTGTTTGGGGTTTAGCCTTTGGACCACGTCCAAGAAAGCGACCTGGAGCGATCAGCCACATCACTGATGGAAGACCTCTTACTGAGGATGTCAAAATGTTGATTCTTGCCACTGGTCTTAATAACGGAATTATCAAGATCTGGCGCATATCAACTG GTGAGGCACTTTATGATCTGAAAGGACACCAGTCTGTTGTCAGGGAATTGGTCTTCCCTCCCAATGGAACATTAACTCTTGTGTCTGGCTCTCGTGACAAAACACTGAGAATATGGGATTTAACTAGCACAG GAAGAACTTGCCATGTGTTGTCAGGCCACAGAGGATGGGTGCTTTGTTGCAGAGTGTCTCCTGACAGTAGCATGATTGCGTCAGTCTGCAGCTCAGACAAT AGAGTGAGTTTATGGAGTCTTCGCTCCTATACTTTCATGAAGCACTTGGCTTTCAACAAACGGAGCGCCATATCGTCCTGCGACTTCTCCCCAGACGGAGCTGTGCTAGCCGTCGGCTCATACAGCTCTCACAACTCTGCTGGCTGGAGGGTGGATCTCTGGGACCCGTACACTGCCGAGCTTCTGGTGATGCTTGA GGACTGTTGCAGCTGTGAACCCTTTATAAATTCCAAAACAATCAAGACACTGTGCTTTTCCCCTGACGGCCTTTACTTAGCTCTGGTTGTAGACCACAG GGCTTTAAGACTCTGGGAACTGGGTCAGAAGACTTTTGTGATGGAGACTGACTTGACCACATTCCACAATGAACTGTGCTGCACTTTTCATCCACAAGGGGGCATCATTGCCACAGG AACAAGAGATGGGCATGCCAAATTCTGGAAGGCAAGGCCAATCGTCCCCAGCCTTACCCACTTGTGCCGAGCTGCCCTACGGTTCTCTGTGTCAACCCATCAGATTAATGCCCTTCCAATTCCCCACAAGCTTCTGGAGTTTCTCACCTACAGAGACCTTCCCAAGACCCAGGAAACCTACTGCAGGGCCCACTGTAGATGA